A single Hippocampus zosterae strain Florida chromosome 17, ASM2543408v3, whole genome shotgun sequence DNA region contains:
- the scpep1 gene encoding retinoid-inducible serine carboxypeptidase: protein MGQCRGTSVLLLFVLTASKGLQSPVGGKEAWDYVEVRDGAHMFWWLYYADSQFVNYQKFPLVMWLQGGPGASGSGFGNFAEIGPLTLDLKPRNSSWVQAANLLFVDNPVGSGFSYCDKPDCYATNVATVASDMLTLLKHFFAKVDEFQSVPFYIFSESYGGKMAAAISLELTKAIAQGEVKCKFAGVALGDSWISPVDSVMTWGPYLHAISLLDDHGLNEVNSAAEAVKHAVEQQQFQKATELWSVAESAVEQNSNGVNFYNIFSQTAEDKWASSEGKNLISLQALRHIGPLQSQSLDELMNGPIREKLHIIPENVTWGGQSDEVFRYMAGDFMRPVVNIVDQLLTAAVNVTVYNGQLDLIVDTMGQELWVQKLKWKGLPGFNKLSWTALDDPTTGVTGAFVKTHQNFAFYWILKAGHMIPSDQGPMAFQMMKMITQQV, encoded by the exons ATGGGCCAATGCCGGGGAACctctgttttgcttttatttgtccTCACTGCCAGCAAAG GGCTTCAGAGTCCAGTGGGAGGCAAAGAAGCTTGGGACTACGTGGAAGTTAGAGATGGGGCCCACATGTTCTGGTGGCTTTACTACGCAGACAGCCAGTTTGTAAATTATCAAAAATTTCCTTTGGTCATGTGGCTACAG GGCGGACCCGGAGCTTCAGGAAGCGGCTTTGGCAACTTTGCAGAGATTGGACCTTTGACTCTTGACCTAAAGCCCAGAAACAGCAGTTGG GTCCAAGCAGCCAATCTCCTATTTGTAGACAATCCTGTGGGCTCTGGGTTCAGCTACTGCGACAAGCCAGATTGCTATGCTACAAATGTTGCCACAGTGGCTTCAGACATGTTGACCCTCTTAAAACACTTCTTTGCTAAGGTGGATGAGTTCCAG AGTGTCCCCTTCTATATATTTTCTGAATCATATGGAGGAAAGATGGCAGCTGCCATATCCCTTGAGCTAACAAAG GCAATAGCACAAGGGGAGGTGAAATGTAAATTTGCTGGTGTGGCGCTTGGAGACTCATGGATATCCCCAGTGG ACTCCGTGATGACATGGGGACCATACCTTCATGCTATT tcacTGTTGGATGATCACGGTTTGAACGAAGTCAACAGTGCAGCGGAGGCAGTGAAACATGCTGTGGAGCAGCAGCAGTTTCAGAAAGCCACAGAACTGTGGTCTGTGGCCGAGTCGGCGGTTGAGCAG AACAGCAACGGAGTCAACTTctacaacattttttcacagaCAGCAGAAGATAAATGGGCCTCTTCAGAAGGAAAGAACTTGATAT CCCTGCAGGCTTTAAGACACATTGGTCCACTCCAGAGCCAATCACTAGATGAGCTGATGAATGGACCTATTAGAGAGAAGCTGCATATTATTCCTGAGAACGTCACCTGGGGAG GGCAGTCAGACGAGGTATTCAGGTACATGGCTGGGGACTTTATGAGACCGGTGGTGAACATTGTCGACCAGCTGCTGACTGCTGCAGTTAACGTCACCGTTTACAACGGACAGCTTGACCTTATAGTGGACACTATGG GTCAAGAGCTGTGGGTGCAGAAGCTCAAATGGAAAGGTCTGCCTGGTTTTAACAAGCTGAGTTGGACTGCTCTGGATGACCCGACGACCGGCGTTACTGGAGCTTTCGTAAAGACTCATCAGAACTTTGCCTTCTATTGGATCCTTAAAGCTGGTCACATG ATTCCATCAGATCAGGGACCAATGGCTTTtcagatgatgaagatgatcacCCAGCAGGTCTGA